In Acidobacteriota bacterium, the sequence ACGCGCTGCGCAAGACCGGCCACTGCTCGACCGACAGATCGTCGGCACGCTCTCTGACCTTGCCCGAGCCGACCAGGAACCCGGCCAGCGCGCGCAGGGCCGACGGATCCAGCCCGCGATCCCCGCTGGCCAGCAGACGACGGCTAGGCATGGGATCGGGAAGCCCCCGCGGCACGAGCCGCCCCAGTCCCTGACGAAACTGTCGAAGCTCGTCGATCCCGTCGAAGACCTGCTCCAGCCGGGCTCGATCGGTGTGCGGCCGCAAGGAAAGGAGCGCTTCGCGACCCGGTGGTGTCACCGCCCGTTTCGCCAGCCAGTCCAGTAGTTCTGCGAAACCCAGTGCCGACGATGTGGCGTCGTCGAAACGCAGGGAGTCAGTCATGGGGTCCGGGTGGAGCGGCCGTTCCGTCCTGCTGCAACATGCGGATCGTGCGGATCATGTAGTGGAAACCGGAGATCAGCGTCAACGTCAGCGTCGTCCAGATCGCGATCTCCAACAACAGGCCCGTGCGTTGCAGCGCGTTGGCCAGCAGGAAGCCACCGATGGTGATCAACTCGACGGCGGTGGTCAGCTTGCCCCAGATCGAAGGCTTGAAGCGACGCTGTGCGTGGGTGATCGTGAGGATGAACGCGATGCCGACGATACAGGCATCACGAGAGATCGTCAGAACCGTCAGCCACACCGGCAGGCGGGCCACCATGTCGATGTCCTGGAACATCCGCGGATAGTCGGTCAACAGAATGAACGCCGAGGTCAGCAGCAGCTTGTCGGCCGCGGGGTCGAGCCAGGCACCCAGCGGCGTGCCGGCGTTCAGGACCCGCGCGGTCCAACCGTCGAGGAAGTCCGTCACGGCGGCACCGACAAAGATCAACAGCGCCAGGTCGAAGCGACCCTCGAGGATCGAGAGGATGAAGAACGGGACGGCCGCCAACCGTAGAAAGGTCAGCTGATTGGCAAGATTCAGGTTTGCCAGCAGTCTCTTGGCGTTCACATGCCTCGCCTATCGCTCGAAAGTGCTGATTTATAGACCATTTACGGCTTCACGGTCAAACTCCCGTAGTTGCGGCCTGTTTAGGCCGGACCTATGTTCGAGAAGCGGGTCCGGATGGAGGACTCCCCTACGGAATCGACCATGCAATTAGACCTTCTGGACATCGACGACTTGCTTCGCTTCATGGTCGAGAAGCAGGCCTCCGATCTCCATCTGAAACCGGCACGCCCACCGCTTCTGCGCTTGAACGGCAAGCTGTTGCCGCTCAAGACCGACCCGGTTCCGCCGGACGCGATCCCGACGATGCTGGACAAGATCCTCACCGATCGGCAACGGGCCGCCCTGAAAGATATGCAGGCCGTCGATTTCGGTTACAGCGTTCCCGGTGTCTCCCGTTTTCGCGCGTCGGTATTCCATCAACGCGGCACGCTCTCGGCGATCTTCCGCCGTGTGCCGTTTGACTTCCCGTCCCTCGAGGACTGGTCGCTCCCACCGGTGGTCGAGGAGTTCACGAAACTACCGCAAGGCTTGGTCCTGATCACGGGACCGACCGGTGCCGGCAAGTCGTCCACATTGGCCGCGATGATGCGACGGGTGGCGGATACCCGACTGGTTCACATCGTGACCGTCGAGGATCCGATCGAGTTCTTACTGAATGACAACCTCGGCGCGGTCACCCAGCGAGAGATCGGTTGCGACACGCCGGGCTTCAGCCACGCGTTACGCAACGCCCTGCGACAGGACCCCGACGTGATCATGGTCGGCGAGATGCGGGACGCCGAGACGATGTCGACGGTCTTGACCGCGGCCGAGACCGGCCATCTGGTCTTCTCCACGCTTCACACCAACGGTGCCGTTCAGACCATCGATCGACTGATCGACAGCTTCCCCTCCGGTAATCACCGACAGATCCGCCAGCAGCTGGCCAACGTCCTACAGGCGGTCGTGTCGATGAAACTGATCGAGCGAAAGGATGGCCAGGGACTCGTCGCAGCCATCGAGATCCTCCGCCGTTCGCCGCGGGTCTCCAAACTGATTCTGGAAGGAAACCTGGAGGCGCTCGAAGAGGAACTCGAGAGTTCCGTCTCCTACTACCGCATGCAGTCGATGAACCAGTCGACGGCGGCTCTGGTGTTGAACGGGGCTGTCAGTGTCGAGACCGCCCTGGCCTCTTCCAGCAATCCAGGCGACCTCGATCTGATCCTACGCAAGTTCCTCTACCAGTCCGAGAATCCCGTCGATGGGGGAGATGACATGGGCCAACCACTAGGCGATTTTTCCAAGATCCTCGAGTTGCAGGAGATCCGTCAACGTTACGAGGAGTCCCAGGAACGTCACAAGACCGACCTGGACGCCAAGGACGAAGAGATCCAACGGCTGCAGCAGGCGTTGGCGCAGAACAGCGAGCATGTCGATTCCAACGACGGCGCTGTCGAAAGACTTCGCGACGAGAACTCCCGTCTGGCGCAGCAGATGAAGCTGGTGCGGACCGAGTACGAGACGAAGATCGAGCG encodes:
- a CDS encoding CDP-alcohol phosphatidyltransferase family protein; translated protein: MNAKRLLANLNLANQLTFLRLAAVPFFILSILEGRFDLALLIFVGAAVTDFLDGWTARVLNAGTPLGAWLDPAADKLLLTSAFILLTDYPRMFQDIDMVARLPVWLTVLTISRDACIVGIAFILTITHAQRRFKPSIWGKLTTAVELITIGGFLLANALQRTGLLLEIAIWTTLTLTLISGFHYMIRTIRMLQQDGTAAPPGPHD
- a CDS encoding PilT/PilU family type 4a pilus ATPase, which encodes MQLDLLDIDDLLRFMVEKQASDLHLKPARPPLLRLNGKLLPLKTDPVPPDAIPTMLDKILTDRQRAALKDMQAVDFGYSVPGVSRFRASVFHQRGTLSAIFRRVPFDFPSLEDWSLPPVVEEFTKLPQGLVLITGPTGAGKSSTLAAMMRRVADTRLVHIVTVEDPIEFLLNDNLGAVTQREIGCDTPGFSHALRNALRQDPDVIMVGEMRDAETMSTVLTAAETGHLVFSTLHTNGAVQTIDRLIDSFPSGNHRQIRQQLANVLQAVVSMKLIERKDGQGLVAAIEILRRSPRVSKLILEGNLEALEEELESSVSYYRMQSMNQSTAALVLNGAVSVETALASSSNPGDLDLILRKFLYQSENPVDGGDDMGQPLGDFSKILELQEIRQRYEESQERHKTDLDAKDEEIQRLQQALAQNSEHVDSNDGAVERLRDENSRLAQQMKLVRTEYETKIERLNDRIRDLSGTTATGGEPSSKTAEPVGAEPKRGFFRR